Proteins encoded by one window of Pseudomonas sp. LS44:
- a CDS encoding AAA family ATPase: MYAVSDSDAYPSEREAVQRLAPQPRSIRDTGLTDNFLGDLLCKHLHDAGVLDLPRLVERLALTGSVLEEVLAFLRKDGRVEVLGQVGGQGLRYGLTERGRRAARDALARSGYIGAAPFPVSAYRSLLKVQTIHHGRIGMSDMHCAFDGVVLADDMLDQLGVALNSGRAIMIYGPAGTGKTYVSSRLIRLFAEAIWLPHAIVINDAVLEIYDPQIHQRLDVEQQGSLLLNEGIDRRLLCCKRPLLITGGELGLEQLEVRYDPSTRLYQAPLQLKASNGLFVIDDLGRQRVAAGALLNRWIVPMEERRDFLNLGGGRHCEIPFDLVLVFSTNLNPLELADEAFLRRIGYKLHFNYLDPGHYERIWRQECERLGIPFDPLLLRYVLQGLYEAEGMPLVPCHPRDLLGMALDRQRYLNASGPLSFIDLEWAWRNYFVQLDFLD; this comes from the coding sequence ATGTACGCCGTCAGCGACAGCGATGCCTACCCCAGCGAGCGCGAGGCCGTGCAGCGTCTGGCGCCGCAGCCACGCAGCATCCGTGATACCGGCCTGACCGACAACTTCCTCGGCGATCTGCTGTGCAAGCATCTGCACGACGCCGGGGTTCTGGATCTGCCGCGTCTGGTCGAGCGCCTGGCGCTGACCGGCTCGGTGCTGGAAGAGGTGCTGGCCTTCCTGCGCAAGGATGGGCGCGTCGAGGTACTTGGTCAGGTCGGCGGTCAGGGGCTGCGCTACGGTCTCACCGAGCGTGGCCGGCGTGCCGCCCGCGATGCCCTGGCGCGCAGCGGCTACATCGGCGCCGCGCCCTTTCCGGTGAGCGCCTACCGTTCGCTGCTGAAGGTGCAGACCATCCATCACGGCCGCATCGGCATGAGCGACATGCACTGCGCCTTCGACGGGGTGGTGCTGGCCGATGACATGCTCGATCAGTTGGGCGTGGCCCTGAATTCCGGGCGCGCCATCATGATTTACGGCCCGGCCGGCACCGGCAAGACCTATGTCAGCAGCCGCCTGATCCGCTTGTTTGCCGAGGCCATCTGGCTGCCGCATGCCATCGTCATCAACGATGCCGTGCTGGAAATTTACGATCCGCAGATCCACCAGCGCCTGGATGTCGAGCAGCAGGGCAGCCTGCTGCTCAACGAAGGCATCGACCGGCGGCTGCTGTGCTGCAAGCGGCCGCTGCTGATCACCGGCGGCGAGCTGGGCCTGGAGCAGCTGGAGGTCCGCTACGACCCTTCCACCCGTCTGTACCAGGCGCCGCTGCAGCTCAAGGCCAGCAACGGCCTGTTCGTCATCGACGATCTGGGCCGTCAGCGCGTGGCGGCGGGCGCGCTGCTCAACCGCTGGATAGTGCCGATGGAAGAGCGGCGCGATTTCCTCAATCTTGGCGGCGGCCGGCACTGCGAAATACCGTTCGACCTGGTCCTGGTGTTTTCCACCAACCTCAATCCGTTGGAACTTGCGGACGAGGCCTTCCTTCGGCGGATTGGCTACAAGCTGCATTTCAACTACCTCGACCCCGGCCATTACGAGCGCATCTGGCGCCAGGAGTGCGAGCGCCTGGGCATTCCTTTCGACCCGCTGCTGCTGCGGTACGTGCTGCAGGGCTTGTACGAGGCCGAGGGCATGCCGTTGGTGCCCTGCCACCCGCGTGACCTGCTGGGCATGGCGCTGGATCGTCAACGCTATCTGAATGCCTCTGGCCCGCTGTCATTCATCGATCTGGAGTGGGCCTGGCGCAATTACTTCGTCCAGCTCGACTTTTTGGATTAG
- a CDS encoding Flp family type IVb pilin, with amino-acid sequence MDLQAIKSSVVKFVKDENGLTIVEYAVAGGLVTVGVVLAFVTLGTNVNTAITCLHQAVAGTPGAGC; translated from the coding sequence ATGGATCTGCAAGCGATCAAGAGTTCGGTGGTGAAGTTCGTGAAGGACGAGAATGGGCTGACCATCGTGGAGTATGCGGTGGCGGGTGGGCTGGTCACTGTAGGGGTCGTCCTGGCGTTCGTCACCCTGGGCACGAACGTGAACACCGCAATCACCTGTTTGCATCAGGCCGTAGCGGGAACGCCGGGCGCTGGCTGCTGA
- a CDS encoding ATP-binding protein codes for MSRASRYPLRRWIWRAFVQSALIPLILVESVLIAVYLLTNSAIRDAQLDYLQQRAVQDLTAAVQREGQIIDGRLQGIEAQVRIYRDAVAQALADKAYQPDALERQRHALTADGVFYSRSDDGRAASFYASSTPQARQDHAKALRLMHVDPLMRSIQAASPLVSAIYFNSWDSYNRIYPFFLTPDRYPHDMVIPDYNFYYLADARHNPARKVVWTDVYLDPAGLGWMMSAVAPVYRGDFLEGVVGLDITIGKMLAEIGSLQVPWQGYAMLVGRDNSIMALPEAGEGDFGLNELTQHDYLEAVQQETFKPADFNLAQRRELQPLLQAMAANPSSVQEVLLGGRKQLLAWSEIPQTGWRLLLVVDEANIFQQTNRLAEHYRQIGYLLIAGLLSFYALFFAWMWRRSRRLSDALAAPLQGIAGMLQRLGLGDYRPQAPSSSIVEIASMGAAVVQAGAQLQASETQRQHAQRKLELILESTTESLWELDSERLTFKLGERFIRRFGLPYDQMPLAEYNLRVHPDDRDRLRHLRLLCRESESENSFDAEYRFADAQGQYAWLLSRGQVLERDADGMALRVAGTHVDITRLKRVQEELRRTSVEAQSASQAKSRFLSSMSHELRTPLNAIHGFAQLIELEAEEQGETQPVLGYSREILNASRHLTSLVDDILDLSSIESRRQQLQLQPIEAGALLAGCAELVQPEVQQRGQQLQVMSVEPPLYVLGDARRLRQVLLNLLSNAIKYNSTYGLVSLGYEVRPGCVRLWVEDGGAGLSAEQQAQLFQPFQRLGWENSTTPGAGIGLVLCRELAELMDGEIGFSSSPGVGSRFWIDLPSAAAPQAAADAQAHSPVAAPRALAQVLCVEDHPACLKVLQEGLREFAEVRGVASVQRALAALDERVPALLLLDLDLPDGDGLEVLDHLRHSVRLREVPVLVISATADEAAFAEARRRGAQACLAKPVDLQQVRRLALSLLGRAP; via the coding sequence ATGTCGCGTGCTTCGCGTTACCCCCTGCGCCGGTGGATCTGGCGCGCCTTCGTGCAGAGCGCCCTGATTCCGCTGATTCTGGTGGAGTCGGTGCTGATCGCCGTGTACCTGCTGACCAACAGTGCGATCCGCGATGCACAACTGGATTATCTGCAGCAGCGTGCGGTGCAGGATCTGACCGCCGCGGTGCAGCGCGAGGGGCAGATCATCGATGGCCGCTTGCAGGGCATCGAGGCACAAGTGCGCATCTACCGCGATGCGGTGGCCCAGGCTCTGGCGGATAAGGCCTACCAGCCGGACGCCTTGGAGCGTCAGCGCCATGCGCTGACGGCTGACGGCGTGTTCTACAGCCGCAGCGACGATGGTCGCGCGGCGTCCTTCTATGCCAGCAGCACGCCGCAGGCCCGGCAGGACCACGCCAAGGCCCTGCGCTTGATGCACGTCGACCCGCTGATGCGCTCGATCCAGGCTGCCAGCCCGCTGGTGTCGGCGATCTACTTCAACAGCTGGGACAGCTACAACCGCATCTACCCGTTCTTCCTCACCCCGGATCGCTATCCCCATGACATGGTGATCCCCGACTACAACTTCTATTACCTCGCCGACGCCCGCCACAACCCCGCGCGCAAGGTGGTGTGGACCGACGTTTACCTCGACCCGGCCGGTTTGGGCTGGATGATGTCGGCGGTCGCGCCGGTGTATCGCGGTGACTTCCTCGAAGGGGTGGTGGGTCTGGATATCACCATCGGCAAGATGCTCGCCGAGATTGGCAGTTTGCAGGTGCCCTGGCAGGGCTACGCGATGTTGGTGGGCCGCGACAACAGCATCATGGCGCTGCCGGAGGCCGGCGAGGGCGACTTCGGCCTCAACGAGCTGACCCAGCACGACTATCTCGAAGCCGTGCAGCAGGAGACCTTCAAACCCGCAGATTTCAACCTCGCGCAGCGCCGAGAGCTGCAGCCGCTGCTGCAGGCCATGGCGGCGAACCCGAGCAGCGTGCAGGAAGTGCTGCTCGGCGGGCGCAAGCAACTGTTGGCCTGGAGCGAGATTCCACAGACCGGCTGGCGCCTGCTGCTGGTGGTCGACGAGGCGAACATCTTCCAGCAGACCAACCGCCTCGCCGAGCACTACCGGCAGATCGGCTACCTGCTGATCGCCGGCCTGCTGTCGTTCTATGCGCTGTTCTTCGCCTGGATGTGGCGCCGTTCGCGGCGTCTGAGCGATGCGCTGGCCGCGCCGCTGCAGGGCATCGCCGGCATGCTGCAGCGCTTGGGCCTGGGTGACTATCGGCCGCAGGCGCCGAGCAGCAGCATCGTAGAGATCGCCAGCATGGGCGCAGCAGTGGTGCAGGCCGGCGCGCAGCTGCAGGCCAGCGAGACGCAACGCCAGCATGCGCAGCGCAAGCTCGAACTGATCCTCGAGAGCACCACCGAGAGCCTCTGGGAGTTGGACAGTGAGCGACTGACCTTCAAGCTCGGCGAGCGCTTCATCCGCCGCTTCGGCCTGCCCTACGACCAGATGCCGCTGGCCGAGTACAACCTGCGCGTGCACCCGGACGACCGTGATCGGTTGCGGCACCTGCGGCTGCTGTGTCGCGAAAGCGAGAGCGAGAACAGCTTCGATGCCGAATACCGCTTCGCCGACGCCCAGGGCCAGTACGCCTGGCTGCTCAGTCGTGGCCAGGTGCTGGAGCGCGACGCCGACGGCATGGCGCTGCGCGTCGCCGGCACGCACGTCGACATCACCCGGCTCAAACGCGTGCAGGAGGAGTTGCGCCGCACCAGCGTCGAGGCGCAGAGCGCCAGTCAGGCGAAGAGTCGCTTCCTGTCCAGCATGAGCCACGAACTGCGCACGCCGCTCAACGCCATTCACGGCTTCGCCCAGCTGATCGAACTGGAGGCCGAGGAACAGGGCGAGACCCAGCCGGTGCTCGGCTATTCGCGGGAAATCCTCAACGCCAGTCGCCACCTGACCTCGCTGGTCGACGACATCCTCGACTTGTCGAGCATCGAAAGCCGCCGCCAGCAGTTGCAGTTGCAGCCGATCGAAGCCGGCGCGCTGCTCGCCGGCTGCGCCGAACTGGTTCAGCCGGAGGTCCAGCAGCGGGGTCAGCAGTTGCAGGTGATGAGTGTCGAACCGCCGCTCTACGTGCTGGGCGATGCGCGCCGGCTGCGCCAGGTGCTGCTCAACCTGCTGTCCAACGCGATCAAGTACAACAGTACCTACGGCCTGGTCAGCCTCGGTTACGAGGTGCGCCCCGGGTGCGTGCGGCTGTGGGTCGAGGATGGCGGCGCCGGGCTGAGTGCCGAGCAGCAGGCGCAGCTGTTCCAGCCGTTCCAGCGCCTCGGCTGGGAGAATTCGACCACCCCGGGTGCCGGGATTGGTCTGGTGCTGTGCCGTGAACTGGCCGAGCTGATGGATGGTGAGATCGGCTTCAGCAGTTCGCCGGGCGTCGGCAGCCGGTTCTGGATCGATCTGCCCAGTGCCGCCGCGCCGCAGGCAGCGGCGGATGCTCAGGCGCACAGCCCGGTGGCGGCGCCACGGGCGCTGGCCCAGGTGCTGTGCGTCGAGGACCATCCGGCCTGTCTGAAGGTGCTCCAGGAGGGCCTGCGCGAATTCGCCGAAGTGCGCGGCGTGGCCTCGGTGCAGCGGGCGCTGGCCGCGCTGGATGAGCGGGTGCCGGCCTTGCTGCTGCTCGACCTCGACCTGCCGGACGGTGACGGCCTGGAGGTGCTCGACCACCTGCGCCACAGCGTTCGCCTGCGCGAGGTGCCGGTGCTGGTCATCAGCGCCACGGCCGACGAGGCCGCCTTCGCCGAGGCGCGCCGACGCGGGGCCCAGGCTTGCCTGGCCAAGCCGGTGGACCTGCAGCAGGTGCGCCGGCTGGCGTTGTCGTTGCTCGGCCGGGCACCCTGA
- a CDS encoding AraC family transcriptional regulator: MACISGSKPVLLWLDLTHDRSAEELIGQFRSSCDCRLARDSNVTDAEHDQQPDMICMHFDRPDALGLNLLLEVKRTAPSIPITMFTVQHSEELAVWAMRAGVWEYLVLPLPGVEKTRYLECLQQLRTLRQGGTIHASKPYIEHGCPLPDSIRLTKSHQKQRALQKALLHIDQHFREGIDQKELAQHCGMTSFRFCRLFKEQLGVGFMEYILRKRMGFAKELLDNSQMPITSIGYEAGFKDPSYFARAFKQFAGCTPSEYRQARRGEVPVAVGPALDDRPLEVIDSQMLGLGA; the protein is encoded by the coding sequence ATGGCGTGCATTTCCGGAAGTAAACCAGTGCTGTTATGGCTCGATCTCACACACGATCGCTCGGCGGAGGAATTGATCGGGCAGTTTCGCTCGTCCTGCGATTGCCGGCTGGCACGAGACTCCAATGTGACGGATGCGGAACATGACCAGCAGCCCGACATGATCTGCATGCACTTCGACCGCCCGGATGCCCTCGGTCTCAACCTGCTGCTGGAGGTCAAGCGCACCGCGCCATCGATCCCCATCACCATGTTCACCGTGCAACACTCCGAGGAGCTGGCTGTATGGGCTATGCGTGCCGGCGTCTGGGAGTACCTGGTGTTGCCGCTCCCCGGCGTCGAAAAGACCCGCTATCTGGAATGTCTGCAGCAACTGCGGACCTTGCGCCAAGGCGGCACCATCCACGCCAGCAAACCCTACATCGAGCACGGCTGCCCACTACCCGACAGCATCCGGCTGACCAAGTCGCACCAGAAGCAGCGCGCGCTGCAAAAGGCCCTGCTGCATATCGACCAGCACTTTCGCGAGGGTATCGATCAGAAGGAACTGGCTCAGCACTGCGGCATGACGTCCTTCCGCTTTTGTCGGCTGTTCAAGGAGCAGCTCGGTGTGGGCTTCATGGAGTACATCCTGCGCAAGCGCATGGGCTTCGCCAAGGAGCTGCTCGACAACAGCCAGATGCCTATCACCAGCATCGGTTATGAGGCCGGCTTCAAGGATCCTTCCTACTTCGCCCGCGCCTTCAAGCAATTCGCCGGCTGCACGCCCAGCGAATATCGCCAGGCGCGCCGCGGCGAAGTGCCTGTAGCAGTAGGGCCGGCATTGGATGATCGACCGTTAGAGGTGATCGACAGCCAGATGCTTGGCCTCGGAGCCTGA
- a CDS encoding FAD-binding and (Fe-S)-binding domain-containing protein, with protein MSLPAAFLTAVERLIPRERRFDDPLSTLAFGTDASFYRLIPKLVVRVESEAEVVALLQLAQAERVPVTFRAAGTSLSGQALSDSVLIVLGDNWNGREIREGGAQIRLQPGVIGAQANAWLAPYSRKIGPDPASINACKIGGIVANNASGMCCGTAQNSYQTLAGIRLVLADGSVLDTEDATSVAAFEQRHAALLAQLAELGRQTRANPELAAKIRHKYRLKNTTGLSLNALVDYDRPLDILSHLMVGSEGILGFISAVTYDTVPDHPHKASALIVFPSVETCCLAVPVLKRQPVSAVELLDRRSLRSVQDMVGMPAWVKDLSGQACALLIESRAATQSLLHEQLAQIMASIAEFPVEKQVDFSEDPAVYNQLWRIRKDTFPAIGAARETGTTVIIEDVTFPVEQLAAGVNRLLALFDKHGYAEAIIFGHALEGNLHFVFTQGFEAPEQVARYAAFMDDVAQLVAVEFGGSLKAEHGTGRNMAPFVELEWGSDAYQLMWRIKTLLDPAGILNPDVQLSRDAQIHLKHLKPLPAADAIVDKCIECGFCEPVCPSKGLTLSPRQRIVIWRDIQAKKRAGENTRQLERDYQYQGLDTCAATGLCAQRCPVNINTGDLVRQLRAQAATHQQTASWLAGHFHTAMQGTRAALHVANGARRLLGAPRLAKTSAALHKVSGGLVPQWSPAMPQPLSLGPQPAPVADARPRVVYLAACVSRAMGPAAGDAEQVPLLTKTRQLLEKAGYQVVFPDHQDSLCCGQPFASKGYPKQAEAKKQELIAALLKASRGGLDPIYCDTSPCTLRLLQDGLDPRLNLHDPVKFIREQLFERLEFSPEDKPVAVHVTCSTQHLGEAQGLIDIVRRCTTQVVIPEGIHCCGFAGDKGFTTPELNDHALRTLKDAVQTCAEGVSTSRTCEIGLSSHSGIDYHGLVYLVDRVTQPKAAP; from the coding sequence ATGAGCCTGCCCGCCGCCTTCCTGACCGCCGTCGAACGCCTGATCCCGCGCGAGCGGCGTTTCGACGACCCGCTGTCCACCCTGGCCTTCGGCACCGATGCCAGCTTCTACCGGCTGATCCCCAAGCTGGTGGTGCGTGTCGAGAGCGAGGCCGAGGTGGTCGCCCTGCTGCAACTGGCGCAGGCCGAACGGGTGCCGGTGACCTTCCGCGCCGCCGGCACCAGCCTGTCCGGCCAGGCGCTCAGCGATTCGGTGCTGATCGTCCTCGGCGACAACTGGAACGGCCGCGAGATCCGCGAAGGCGGTGCGCAGATCCGCCTGCAACCGGGGGTGATCGGCGCCCAGGCCAACGCCTGGCTGGCTCCGTACAGCCGCAAGATCGGCCCCGACCCGGCCTCGATCAACGCCTGCAAGATCGGCGGCATCGTCGCCAACAACGCCAGCGGCATGTGCTGCGGCACCGCACAGAACAGCTACCAGACCCTCGCCGGCATTCGCCTGGTGCTGGCCGACGGCAGCGTGCTGGACACCGAGGACGCGACCAGCGTCGCGGCGTTCGAGCAGCGCCACGCCGCACTGCTCGCGCAATTGGCCGAGTTGGGCAGACAAACCCGCGCCAACCCCGAGCTGGCGGCGAAGATCCGCCACAAGTACCGGCTGAAGAACACCACTGGGCTGTCTTTGAACGCCCTGGTCGATTACGACCGGCCGCTGGACATCCTCAGCCACCTGATGGTCGGTTCCGAAGGCATCCTCGGCTTCATCAGCGCGGTGACCTACGACACCGTGCCCGACCACCCGCACAAGGCCAGCGCGCTGATCGTCTTCCCCTCGGTGGAGACCTGCTGCCTGGCCGTGCCGGTGCTCAAGCGCCAGCCGGTGTCGGCGGTGGAACTGCTCGACCGGCGCAGCCTGCGCTCGGTGCAGGACATGGTCGGCATGCCGGCTTGGGTGAAGGACCTCTCCGGCCAGGCCTGCGCGCTGCTGATCGAATCGCGCGCCGCCACGCAGAGCCTGCTGCACGAACAGCTGGCGCAGATCATGGCGTCGATCGCCGAGTTCCCGGTGGAGAAGCAGGTCGACTTCAGCGAAGACCCGGCCGTCTACAACCAGCTGTGGCGCATCCGCAAGGACACCTTCCCGGCGATCGGCGCGGCGCGCGAGACCGGCACCACGGTGATCATCGAGGACGTGACCTTCCCGGTCGAACAGCTGGCCGCCGGGGTCAACCGCCTGCTCGCGCTGTTCGACAAGCACGGCTATGCCGAGGCGATCATTTTCGGCCACGCCCTGGAGGGCAACCTGCACTTCGTGTTCACCCAGGGCTTCGAGGCGCCGGAACAGGTGGCGCGCTACGCGGCGTTTATGGACGACGTCGCGCAACTGGTGGCGGTGGAGTTCGGCGGTTCGCTGAAGGCCGAGCACGGTACCGGGCGCAATATGGCGCCGTTCGTCGAACTGGAGTGGGGCAGCGACGCCTACCAGCTGATGTGGCGGATCAAGACCCTGCTCGACCCGGCCGGCATCCTCAATCCGGACGTGCAGCTCAGCCGCGATGCGCAGATCCACCTCAAGCACCTCAAGCCGCTGCCGGCCGCCGACGCGATCGTCGACAAGTGCATCGAATGCGGTTTCTGCGAGCCGGTCTGCCCGTCCAAGGGCCTGACCCTCAGCCCGCGCCAGCGCATCGTCATCTGGCGCGATATCCAGGCCAAGAAGCGCGCCGGCGAGAACACCCGGCAACTGGAACGCGACTACCAGTACCAGGGCCTCGACACCTGCGCGGCCACCGGCCTGTGCGCGCAACGCTGCCCGGTGAACATCAACACCGGCGACCTGGTGCGCCAGCTGCGCGCCCAGGCGGCGACGCATCAGCAGACCGCCAGCTGGCTGGCCGGGCATTTCCACACCGCGATGCAGGGCACCCGCGCCGCGCTGCACGTGGCCAATGGTGCGCGCCGGCTGCTCGGCGCACCGCGCTTGGCGAAAACCAGCGCGGCGCTGCACAAGGTCAGCGGCGGCCTCGTGCCGCAGTGGTCACCGGCCATGCCGCAGCCGCTGAGCCTCGGCCCGCAACCGGCGCCGGTAGCCGATGCCCGCCCACGGGTGGTCTACCTGGCGGCCTGCGTCTCGCGGGCCATGGGCCCGGCGGCCGGCGATGCCGAGCAAGTACCGCTGCTCACCAAGACCCGCCAGTTGCTGGAAAAGGCTGGCTACCAGGTGGTGTTCCCCGACCACCAGGACAGCCTGTGCTGCGGCCAGCCGTTCGCCTCCAAGGGCTACCCCAAGCAGGCTGAAGCCAAGAAGCAGGAACTGATCGCCGCGCTGCTGAAAGCCAGCCGCGGCGGCCTCGACCCGATCTATTGCGACACCAGCCCGTGCACCCTGCGCCTGCTACAGGACGGCCTCGATCCGCGCCTTAACCTGCACGACCCGGTGAAGTTCATCCGCGAGCAGCTCTTCGAGCGCCTGGAGTTCAGCCCGGAGGACAAGCCGGTGGCGGTGCACGTCACCTGCTCGACCCAGCACCTCGGCGAAGCCCAGGGGCTGATCGACATCGTGCGACGCTGCACCACGCAAGTGGTGATCCCCGAAGGCATCCACTGCTGCGGCTTCGCCGGCGACAAGGGTTTCACCACCCCGGAGCTCAACGACCACGCGCTGCGCACGCTGAAGGACGCAGTGCAGACCTGCGCGGAAGGCGTGTCCACCAGCCGCACCTGCGAGATTGGTCTGTCCAGCCATTCCGGCATCGATTACCACGGCCTGGTCTATCTTGTCGACCGAGTCACCCAGCCCAAGGCCGCGCCCTGA
- a CDS encoding prepilin peptidase: MPMEQRLMVLSLVGLLMIAVVSDLRRHRIPNWLVLLGLVLGLASQAYFAGITGLGNGLLGLLVGFVVFLPLYVLGGMAAGDVKLMAMVGSFLAPGAVLWAAGCSLLAGGLCGFLLVLVRGQLPLTLSRYWLMLRAQAYLAPAPNEVADQPFPYSVAILLGTLLSLFWQPFKNWQLFGFGL; encoded by the coding sequence ATGCCCATGGAGCAACGGCTAATGGTGCTCAGTCTGGTTGGACTGTTGATGATTGCGGTGGTGAGCGATCTGCGGCGCCACCGCATCCCCAACTGGCTGGTGCTGCTGGGGCTGGTTTTGGGCCTGGCCAGCCAGGCGTATTTCGCCGGCATTACCGGGCTGGGCAACGGCCTGCTGGGTCTGCTGGTCGGCTTCGTCGTGTTCCTGCCGCTCTATGTCTTGGGCGGCATGGCTGCCGGCGACGTCAAGCTGATGGCCATGGTCGGCAGTTTCCTGGCGCCCGGCGCGGTGCTGTGGGCGGCGGGGTGCAGTCTGCTGGCCGGCGGACTCTGCGGTTTCCTGCTGGTGCTGGTGCGCGGCCAGTTGCCGCTGACCCTGTCGCGCTACTGGCTGATGCTCAGGGCACAGGCCTACTTGGCGCCAGCGCCGAATGAAGTGGCCGATCAGCCTTTCCCCTACTCGGTAGCCATTCTGCTCGGCACACTGCTCAGTCTGTTCTGGCAGCCTTTCAAGAACTGGCAGCTGTTCGGCTTCGGCCTGTAG
- the cpaB gene encoding Flp pilus assembly protein CpaB, whose translation MSARTLTLIALSLVLGLGAAWMANNWLSARLNASPDDNLQNVVVATVEIPFGQMVEAQQVTVVRMPKGTVPDDSFQTSEQVVGKIATFSMLRGDILRGARLAEHLGGSTLASLIEPSKRAVSVRVDDVVGVGGFLLPGNRVDVLATKQAGGNSNAEAETILEDLRVLAVDQTASTDKTQPVVVRAVTLEMSPAEAEVLVKAMSEGRLQLALRNPLDEQKKPAQPLAVNQPAAVAPEVSKPVLRRSGGSGGGITVIRGIEVKVAKAQL comes from the coding sequence ATGAGCGCGCGTACCTTGACTCTGATTGCCCTGTCCCTGGTCCTCGGCCTGGGCGCTGCCTGGATGGCCAACAACTGGCTGAGCGCGCGGCTCAACGCCAGTCCGGACGACAACCTGCAGAACGTGGTGGTCGCCACCGTGGAGATTCCGTTCGGGCAGATGGTCGAGGCCCAGCAGGTCACCGTGGTGCGTATGCCCAAGGGCACGGTGCCGGACGACTCGTTCCAAACCAGCGAGCAGGTGGTGGGCAAGATCGCCACCTTCTCCATGCTGCGCGGCGACATCCTGCGCGGCGCCCGGCTTGCCGAGCACCTGGGCGGCAGCACCCTGGCCTCGCTGATCGAGCCCAGCAAACGCGCGGTGTCGGTGCGGGTGGACGACGTGGTCGGGGTCGGTGGCTTCCTCCTGCCGGGCAACCGGGTGGATGTGCTGGCGACCAAGCAGGCCGGCGGCAATAGCAATGCCGAGGCGGAAACCATTCTGGAAGACCTGCGCGTGCTGGCGGTGGACCAGACCGCCAGCACCGACAAGACCCAGCCGGTCGTGGTGCGCGCGGTAACCCTGGAAATGAGCCCCGCCGAGGCGGAGGTGCTGGTCAAGGCGATGAGCGAAGGTCGTCTGCAACTGGCCCTGCGCAATCCGCTGGACGAGCAGAAGAAGCCGGCGCAACCACTGGCGGTGAACCAGCCGGCAGCGGTAGCACCTGAGGTTTCCAAACCGGTGCTGCGCCGCAGCGGTGGCAGTGGCGGCGGCATCACGGTGATTCGCGGTATCGAGGTCAAGGTGGCGAAAGCCCAACTGTAG